One window of Macrococcus sp. 19Msa1099 genomic DNA carries:
- the hemQ gene encoding hydrogen peroxide-dependent heme synthase, giving the protein MNEAAKTLDGWYSLHLFYAIDFTSLKILEQSERTAMVEEFKAFINTLEDNHSAKEGSYALYNITGQKADLMLWVLRPEMKDLTALENKFNKLAIRDFLIPTYSYVSVIELSNYLAGDSNEDPYENPHIKARLYPELPRSEYVCFYPMDKRRQGEDNWYMLDMDHRKGLMRSHGMIGRGYAGIVKQFITGSVGFDDYEWGVTLFSDDVLQFKKLVYEMRFDEVSARYGEFGGFYVGNILTVNDLQDLFAL; this is encoded by the coding sequence ATGAATGAAGCAGCAAAGACATTAGACGGATGGTATAGTTTACATCTATTCTATGCAATCGATTTTACAAGCCTTAAAATTTTAGAACAAAGCGAAAGAACTGCGATGGTTGAAGAGTTTAAAGCGTTTATCAACACTTTAGAAGACAACCATAGTGCAAAGGAAGGTTCATATGCGTTATACAACATTACAGGACAGAAAGCTGACTTAATGCTCTGGGTTTTACGCCCTGAAATGAAAGACTTAACAGCACTTGAAAACAAATTCAACAAACTTGCAATTAGAGATTTCTTAATCCCTACATATTCATACGTTTCAGTAATTGAGTTAAGCAACTACTTAGCGGGTGACTCAAATGAAGACCCATATGAAAACCCACATATTAAAGCAAGATTATACCCGGAATTACCACGCTCTGAATATGTATGTTTCTATCCAATGGATAAACGTCGTCAAGGTGAAGACAATTGGTATATGTTAGATATGGATCACCGCAAAGGACTTATGCGTTCACACGGCATGATCGGTCGTGGCTATGCAGGCATCGTTAAACAATTTATCACAGGATCTGTAGGATTCGACGATTATGAATGGGGTGTTACACTCTTCTCAGACGATGTATTACAATTTAAGAAACTTGTATACGAAATGAGATTCGACGAAGTATCAGCACGTTACGGTGAGTTTGGCGGCTTCTACGTCGGAAACATTCTTACAGTAAATGACCTTCAAGATTTATTTGCATTATAA